The genomic stretch GCTTCAGCTCGAAGCTCGAAGGCGCCACACCGGCGGCCTATTTCGGCGGCAGCCTCGCCTACATGTCGCCCGAACAGCTCGAGGCCTGTAACCCCAGCCACGACCGTCAACCCGGCGAGCTCGATCGCCGCGCCGACGTCTATTCGGTGGGGGTCATGCTCTGGGAACTGTTGACGGGCGAGCGGCCGTTTCCCGACGAATCGGTCGAAGTCGGTTGGGCCAAGACGCTGCAAGCGATGGCCGCGCGACGACGTGCCGGAGTGCCGGCCGAGCGCATTGCCGCCCTGCCCCGTGACCTGCCGGCGGGCCTGAAGCAGGTGCTGCTCGAATGTCTCGAGCCCGACGTCGATCGACGGATGCCTTCGGCCGAAGAATTAGGGCGGCAACTGGCCCTCTGTTTGCAACCGCGCGCGCAGCGCCTGATGCGGCCGGCACGCATGGCCTTGGGTGCGATCTTGCGCAATGCGCCGATCACCAGTTGGGCCGTGGCGGGGCTGCTGCCCAACGCGATCGCGAGTGTGTTCAACGTCCTCTACAACCTCAGGGGCATCCTGAATCGATTTCCTGACGAGTTGAAAGATTACTTCTTCACGGTCATGCTGCCGGCGGTCAACCTCGTGGCCTACCCGATCGGCTTTTTCGCGGGCCTGTTACTGGCCTGGCCGGTCTGCCGCGCGGTACATCGGCTGCGCCGCGGCAAGCCGGTCGATCTCACTCGCCTGCCGGCCTTGCGGCGGCGCTGCCTGGTGCTGGGCGATTGTGTCGCCCTGGTCGTCGCCGGCCTCTGGCTGGTCAGCGGGTTGGGGATTCCGCTCACGCTGCAGTTCGGCCCCGGCACCGTGGACCAGCCGGTGGAGGTCACCACGGGCGAGTTCGTACATTTCGAGGTCTCGCAGCTGCTGTTCGGCTTCATTGCCGCGACGCTCTGCTTTTTCCTGATGACGTTCGTCGGCGTGCGCGGTTTCTATCCGCTGTTGCTGCAGCCCGATACGCAAGTTCCTGAGGATGGGCCGTCGCTGGGGCGGCTGGCCAATCGGCTGTGGATCTACCTGGCGATGAACGTCACGGTGCCATTCGTGGCGGTGCTGCTCTTGGCATTCTTCAAGACGCCGCTGACCGAAGCGTTCATTGTCCTGGGCGCGCTGGGGCTGGTGGGGTTTGCCGTCGTGTTCCTGCTGACCCGGGTCATTCAGGCCGATCTCGCGGCGATGCAGGTGGCCGTGAGGTCGTCACGCGAAGATATCGACGAGGGTTCGATCGGCCTCGATTCGTTCTGGACGCGGTCGCGCTGACGGCTGTGGCGAGACCGCGGGCGCTAAAAAAACGTCGCGAGGCAGGATCGTGCCTCGCGACGCTACGTGCTGGGTCGCACGTCGACCGGATGCGGTTGCCTAGAAGCGAATTTCGCCGCCGATATTGATGCCCTGGGCCCAGAAGGTCGTGTTGTTCCAGTTGAACGCCGGCCGGGCTTCGCCGGACAAGGTGCCCGGCGGAATTTGCGACGGGTTCAGGCCCAGATCGATGAAGTCGCCGGCGCGAGCCACGCGATCCCAGTAGATCAGGTTGTAGCCGACGTGCAGTTTCAGGTTGCAGGTCAGGAAGTACGACAGGTTCGCGTTCAACTGCGGAATGACGATGAAGTCGTTCTGTGTGTAACGGCCCGAGTTCGAGGCCTGTGTCAGCAGACCGGCTTCGTATTCCGTGGCGTCGAGGCCCGGCACCTGGATCACGGTGTGTCCGTTGATGTCCACGACCTGGCGATTGTTGCCCAGGGCCACCAGGGCGAGGCAGTCAAACCCCCAGCGCCCGCGGCGGACGTCGTAGTGCAGGCCCAATTCACCGCCGTGGAAGTCGTTCGTGGCGCGGAAATTGTCGAACACGCCGAACGTGGTGCCCAGCGGAATCGAGCCGCCGGTGTTGGTCGAGATGAGATTCTCGCTCACCGAGACGCCGTCGTTGTACTTGTAGAAGCGGTAGCCGGCGAGGAAATCCAGCGTGCGATAGCTCATGTTTTCCCAGCCGCAGCCGCACATGGCCGTGCCGCAACTCTGGGTTCCGATGATGCCCGGCCCGCACTTCAGCCCTTGCGAGGGCTCGCAGAACGAGCTGCAGCACAGATTGCGACGCCAGCGGGCGCCGGCGCCCTGAAAGCTGCTCGAGGTGGCAATCGTCGCCGAGCCATCGACGATACCTGGATACCAGACCAACTCGGAGTCTTGAAGGCCGGTCTGGACGTTGTAGAAGGGACGCGCGAGAGCCAGGTTGTCGCTCTCGTCGCATTGGTATGTCTGGTTGAAATCGTTGTCGTTGATGGCAAAGTAGTCGCCTTCCAGGCCGCTGCAGTGGCATTGATCGAGCCACATGCCAAAGCGAATGCGGGCACCGCTCTGCGAGTTGTTGAACACGTCCTCGCGGCCATTGCCGAACAGGATGTTGGTATTCATCTGGCCCAACACGCCGGACTGGTCGGCCGGCGTCGACGACGGGCTGCTGGCCAGCAGCGGCGGATACTCGGCGTCCTTGGTCCACCACAACAGGTAATCGGCGCTCACCCAAAAACGTCCCGGCGGACCGCACAGCGTGCAGCAAGGATCGGCGCAGAGGTCGCAGGACCCATCGCTGCAGCCGTCAAACTCTTCCATGGGGACGTACTCCGTCATCGGCATCTCCGACTCCGGATCGGTTTCCATCGGGACGGGCTGCAGCGAGCGGCCCTCGGTCGCCGGGGTTGGCGAACCTGCCGAAGGTGCTGCCATAGGTTCTTCCGGCGCGGCGATGTCCTCCGGCGGCAACTCCGGCTCAACCATCTCGTCTTCGACCTGCATGGCGCGCGAGACGCGGCGCACGTAGCCCGGGGGCACCTGGGCCGCGGCCTGGCGAGCCGCAGACCGGCGAGCCACGGGCTGGCGAACAACCGGCGGACGGGCAATCGGTTGGCGAGCCGCCGGCTGGCGAGCGGCCGCCGGGCGACGCAGGGCCTTGTTCGCTTCCTGTGCGGCCGACGGCGCGGGCAAGGTGCGCGGCACTGCCCGGCTGAACTCAGGCGCAGGGCGATCGCTGTAAGCCAGCGGCACATTGGCCGGCATCTGCCGCAGCGGATTGGCGATCAGCGGTGGCAGCTTGTTGGCCGAATTTCCTTCCTTCTGCCCTGCAGCCTTGCGTGCGGGCTTGCTGCTGGGCTGCTCGGCGCGGCTGGTCTCGGCCAGCATCAGTCCGGATGCCAGCAGAAGTGCCACGACGGGTGTCTTGGAAAAGGCGAACATGAGTGGAGATCCTATGTGCGGGTCCGCGAGAAAAGTCCGGTCGTGCGGTACCTGAGGAATGGACCGCCTCTGGTCATAGGACTCCTTCGACCGAAACAAACGGCAAATCCAGAACTACCGCGTTTGTCGGCAAACTCTCGCCAGGTTCGCTAGATTCCCTGGGGTGCCGTTGACGGGCCGTGGGGACCTAACTCGAGGCCCGTTCAGAAGCTGGAAGCCGCCGTACCAAAACGAAAGCAGCCGTGGCGGCTCGACTTCCGCCACGGCTGCTCGTTTGACTGCAACCATTCGTCCGCAGACGAACCAGGGGATATCACTTCAGGCTGGCGTTGCTCCTCTTTCGACGGGCCAGGCCGTACCAACCCAGCATTCCGCCGCCGCAGATCAGCAGAACGAGGCTGGAAGGTTCAGGCACCATCGAGACTTCAATCCGGTCCAACTCGAAATCGACCGCGGGCAGAGCGGTCTTATTCAGGCACACCGTGAGGCTCTTCAACTGGGTGAAGTCGAAGCCGGCATCGGTGGTGAACGAACTGTAGTCGACCTGATAGTCGAACGGGTTCGGATCTTCCGTGATGTCTCCCAGATAGCTGGCATTCTTGCCGCCGGCGGAGACCGCACGGATTTCGATTTTAAAGGTGTTCTGGCTAGGGCCTGCGTCGGCGCTGAGGAACCCAAAGATGAATTTTCCCACGGTGCCGATGTTCAGCGACAAGCCCTGAGCGTCGACCAGCGCTGGGGTGCCCGGATCGTCCGCATCGAGGCCGTCGTATTGCAACGTGGCCTTGGTGCCGGTCCGGGTACCGCCGTTGTAGTAGAGGATGCCGTCGCCAATGAAGCCGGTGTAGACCCCGGGAGTCACCATCCCGTTGACTTCGAACAGCGAGTCGCGCTCCAAGCCGACGACGTCCGCGGCCGGTTGCTTCACGAGCAACCGAGGACCGGGTTGTCCAGGCAGGATCCCGATCGCCTGAACGTCGGCCACGGCCGGCGTATTAAACTCATCGATCGTGAGCGTGGCTGCGGACGCCACGCCAGGTATCAGTGCCAACATGCAGATGATTGCGGCTGCATGCGGCGCGTGTCTGACCAATCGAAGCTGCATATCCCTTTTTCCGTCCACGGTGCCAAGCCGCCGGCGCAGGACACGCCGAGCGGGCGAATGGGTTGAAAACACATCCGAAGGGCGACCTTGGCTGGCCGGGCGAGCGCGCGGGATTCCGCAGTGAAACCGCGCGTCGAATGGCAGCGGGACCGGAAGGTGTGCGTCTCAAGCGAAGGCTTTACGATCGACGGCGCAGCAACACCATTCGATCAAGCCTTGCGTGAGCAGAACGGCGAAGCAGCAGAGGCTGCGACGCTGTTTCACTCCGCCCTACCAAGGAAGCCACGACGTGAAGAACGACGTGTGCGATGCTGCATTAGCTTCCGTTGGTTGCCCGGGCATTCTTGCCCGCGGCCCTAGGGTTCGGGTGATGGGGACTGAGTAACGATTCCGGCCGAAAACCCGCGCAAATCCCGCAGGAATCTGCGACAGAAATTCCGACACAGCCGTCATCCTAGTTAGACGTCGCCGGGCGTGCAAGCATTTTATGAAAAAAATCGGCACATCAGCGCGCGTCCGACCCTCAAGCGCCCTTTGCGCCTGCCTTTAGCGGTCGTGCCTCGGCGGTTGACAAACAGTTGCGGTCAGGCACGCTCCGTTTTCTTGACCGTCGAGAAAAGCCGTGCCTAATATGAGCCCTGGGAAAAAATCTCCGAAGGCGGAGATTGGGAAGAGTGCGTAAAACAGGCGTGGGTTCCCAGGGCAAGATCCTCCCTTGGGTTCGCCATTCCGCGGAAGGCACTTTCCCCCGGCGGATGGCTCATTCGCGCTTCCGATCAGCTTCGTCCTGGCTGTTTCTAGGCCAGGCCTGACCGGCACCGCAAACAGGACGCCTTGAGCCAGTTTCATCCCGCGGCGGGTCGGGCCGCGGTGGCTGTCCTATCTCGGGACGTGTTCGACGAAGGAGCGTCGGGCTGCCTGCCCCCCCACTCCTCGAAGAAGCACCCTCTGATGACCCGCAATCGTTCGGACCGGCCTGCACGTCGGCGTTCGTCTCCCACGCGCCGCGCTCTTGGCTTTGGCGCGTCATCGCCTCGCCGTTCCGTCCGCCGACTCGGGATCGAGCGGTTCGAATCGCGTGTGCTGCTCGACGCCAACGGCGTCATCGCTGGGACCAAGTTCCACGATCTCACCGGCAATGGCATTACGCCTGACGATGTCCCCTTGCCGGGCACGACGATCCAGTTATTCAAGGACAACGGCGATGGGGTGTTCAACGACGCCCAAGACGCGCTCGTCAGCTCGCAGGTCACCAACGGCAGCGGGAAATACTCGTTCGAACAGCTTCCCGACGGGACATACTTCGTGCGCGAAGTCGTGCCGCCGGGTGCCACGCAGACGGCGCCCACCGCGCCCAACTTCTACACGGTGGCGCTCAGCGGCATCGGCGCCAGCAGCTCGACGGACCTGCTGATCGACTCGTTCGACAGCCCGACACAAGTCGGATACTTGATCAACACGGTCAACCTCGATCCGCACCTGATCAAGCAAACGGCCCCGATCAGTGTCGTTGTCGGAGGCGAGCGCGACTTGTTCATCGACGTGCTCGGGGCTTCCGCGCCCACGTCGGCCACGGGGGCCATTGGGCGCGACCCCCTCGACGGGACCGGGTACTACAACTTTGTCACCGCCGAGCCCGGCGCTCGAGCCATCCTGCAGTACGACGGCATCGACGCTGATGACCAGGTAGCTCCGGTCAGCCTGGTGAACAACCAGGGATTGGCCAACATTGATTTCCTGTCGAACGGTAACGACCGGATTCGCTTCGATTTTCTCAACGTCGATGGCGGTCCGGCCAACCAGGTCCAGCTCATTGTTCGCCTGACGAGCAACGGCGGAGGTACGGCTACCTTCGTCGGCAACGTGCCCGAAAGCGCAACTGCGCTGAGCTTTTTCGCCCCGTATGCGTCGTTCGGGACCGCCGGCGGCTTCTCGTTTTCGCAAGTGACCAGCATGGAGGTCGAGTTTAACGCTGTAGGCGGCGAAGACATCGACTTCGAGCTCGACCTGATCGCCCTTTCCAAAGTCGGGCTGGCCAACCCCTATGACTTTGCCAACACCTTCAACGGCAGCATCTCCGGCACGAAGTTTGAAGATCTCACCGGCAACGGCATCACGGGAGACGACCCGGGATTCGGTGGCGTCACGATCGAACTGTACCTCGACGACGGCGACAACGTGTTCGAGCCGGGCGCGGGCGACACACTCGTCACGACGCAAGTCACCGCGGCCAACGGCAGCTACAGCTTCAATAGCCTGCAATTCGGCACGTACTTTGTCCGCGAACTGGTGCCCGCTGGCTCCCAACAGACGGGTGGCAACACGGTCTACACGATCAACCTGAATTCCGAGGTCAACCAGGTTGACGACATCGATTTCGCCAACTTCCGCAACGGCTCCATCGCCGGGACCAAGTTTACCGACCTGACCGGTAACGGACTGACCGGAGACGACACACCCCGGCAGGGCACCACGATCGAGCTGTACCTCGACGACGGCGACAGCCTGTTCGAGCCGGGCGCGGGCGACGCGCTCGTCACGACGCAAATCACCGCGGCTAACGGCACCTACAGCTTCACGAACCTCGGACCGGGGCGCTATTTCGTCCGCGAGCTGGTGCCGGGTGGAGCTACGCAAACGGCCCCCGTCGCGCCGAATTTTTACACGATTGTGATGGTCAGCGGCCTGGCGAGCACGGCCAACAACTTTGCCAACTTCTTCCCCGAGACGGTGACCGGCTCGATCAGCGGCCGCAAGGTGGAAGACATCACGGGCGACGGCATCACCAACGATGACATTGCGTTTGCCGGCGTGACGATTGAGCTGTACCGCGATGACGGCGACAACGTGTTCGAACCGGGGGCCGGCGATACGCTCGTCGACACCGAGCTGACCGCGGCCAATGGCACCTACACCTTCAGCGGGCTGACCTCGGGCCGGTACTTCGTTCGCGAGCTCGTGCCGGCTGGGACCACGCGCACCGCGCCGGCGGCCCCGGGGGTGTACACGGTCGTGCTCGACGAGGAAATCCACAACTCGACCGGCAATGACTTCGCCAATTTCCGCAATGGATCGATCGCGGGGACCAAGTTCACCGACCTGACCGGCAATGGGCTGAGTGGCGACGACACGCCCCGGCAGGGCACCACGATCGAGTTGTATCTCGACAACGGCAACAGCTTGTTCGAGCCGGGCGCGGGCGACACGCTGGTGACGACGCAAGTCACCGCGGCCAACGGTACCTACAGCTTTACGAACCTGGGGCCCGGCCAGTACTTCGTCCGCGAACTGGTGCCGGGCGGTGCCACGCAGACGGCCCCCGTCGCACCGAATTTCTACACGATTGCGATGGTCAGCGGCCTGGCGAGCACTGGCAATAACTTTGCCAACTTCTTCCAAGGCTCGATTAGCGGCCGCAAGGTCGAAGACATCACGGGCGACGGCATCACCAACGACGACATCGCGTTTGCCGGCGTGACGATCGAGCTGTACCGCGACGATGGCGACAACGTGTTCGAACCGGGGGCCGGCGATACGCTCGTCGATACCGAGTTGACCGCAGCCAATGGCACTTACACCTTTACCGGCCTGGCTCTGGGACGATACTTCGTTCGCGAGATTGTGCCGCCCGGGACTACGCGCACCGCACCGGCGGCTCC from Pirellulales bacterium encodes the following:
- a CDS encoding BBP7 family outer membrane beta-barrel protein, translated to MFAFSKTPVVALLLASGLMLAETSRAEQPSSKPARKAAGQKEGNSANKLPPLIANPLRQMPANVPLAYSDRPAPEFSRAVPRTLPAPSAAQEANKALRRPAAARQPAARQPIARPPVVRQPVARRSAARQAAAQVPPGYVRRVSRAMQVEDEMVEPELPPEDIAAPEEPMAAPSAGSPTPATEGRSLQPVPMETDPESEMPMTEYVPMEEFDGCSDGSCDLCADPCCTLCGPPGRFWVSADYLLWWTKDAEYPPLLASSPSSTPADQSGVLGQMNTNILFGNGREDVFNNSQSGARIRFGMWLDQCHCSGLEGDYFAINDNDFNQTYQCDESDNLALARPFYNVQTGLQDSELVWYPGIVDGSATIATSSSFQGAGARWRRNLCCSSFCEPSQGLKCGPGIIGTQSCGTAMCGCGWENMSYRTLDFLAGYRFYKYNDGVSVSENLISTNTGGSIPLGTTFGVFDNFRATNDFHGGELGLHYDVRRGRWGFDCLALVALGNNRQVVDINGHTVIQVPGLDATEYEAGLLTQASNSGRYTQNDFIVIPQLNANLSYFLTCNLKLHVGYNLIYWDRVARAGDFIDLGLNPSQIPPGTLSGEARPAFNWNNTTFWAQGINIGGEIRF
- a CDS encoding serine/threonine protein kinase, translating into MNSSDATPTLGMDDSSRVWDLLAGRIETLVEQWESGAEPPLLADLLEARDPPNFRRLALIELIKVDLEYRWQRRQMPRLIEEYVAEFPELIDPDLPCDLIYEEFHVRRRAGESVRGSDYYERFPEQAEELRRLIAFESPETSTSVFGTSGKRPTVAVGERLDEFDLLAQLGSGAFATVFLARQNSLQRLVAVKVSADRGTEPQTLAQLDHPHIVRVYDQRVLADRKLRLLYMQYVAGGTLHTVVDLVRQTPLQHRTGRLVLQAVDKSLDTRGESPPSDSATRGRLARSTWPEAVCWLGSRLASALAYAHRMGVLHRDVKPANVLLAADASPKLVDFNISFSSKLEGATPAAYFGGSLAYMSPEQLEACNPSHDRQPGELDRRADVYSVGVMLWELLTGERPFPDESVEVGWAKTLQAMAARRRAGVPAERIAALPRDLPAGLKQVLLECLEPDVDRRMPSAEELGRQLALCLQPRAQRLMRPARMALGAILRNAPITSWAVAGLLPNAIASVFNVLYNLRGILNRFPDELKDYFFTVMLPAVNLVAYPIGFFAGLLLAWPVCRAVHRLRRGKPVDLTRLPALRRRCLVLGDCVALVVAGLWLVSGLGIPLTLQFGPGTVDQPVEVTTGEFVHFEVSQLLFGFIAATLCFFLMTFVGVRGFYPLLLQPDTQVPEDGPSLGRLANRLWIYLAMNVTVPFVAVLLLAFFKTPLTEAFIVLGALGLVGFAVVFLLTRVIQADLAAMQVAVRSSREDIDEGSIGLDSFWTRSR
- a CDS encoding PEP-CTERM sorting domain-containing protein (PEP-CTERM proteins occur, often in large numbers, in the proteomes of bacteria that also encode an exosortase, a predicted intramembrane cysteine proteinase. The presence of a PEP-CTERM domain at a protein's C-terminus predicts cleavage within the sorting domain, followed by covalent anchoring to some some component of the (usually Gram-negative) cell surface. Many PEP-CTERM proteins exhibit an unusual sequence composition that includes large numbers of potential glycosylation sites. Expression of one such protein has been shown restore the ability of a bacterium to form floc, a type of biofilm.); this translates as MDGKRDMQLRLVRHAPHAAAIICMLALIPGVASAATLTIDEFNTPAVADVQAIGILPGQPGPRLLVKQPAADVVGLERDSLFEVNGMVTPGVYTGFIGDGILYYNGGTRTGTKATLQYDGLDADDPGTPALVDAQGLSLNIGTVGKFIFGFLSADAGPSQNTFKIEIRAVSAGGKNASYLGDITEDPNPFDYQVDYSSFTTDAGFDFTQLKSLTVCLNKTALPAVDFELDRIEVSMVPEPSSLVLLICGGGMLGWYGLARRKRSNASLK